The Ferrovibrio sp. MS7 sequence CGCGGATGGAAACAACGCCCCGGTTCTCGCCGGCGGCATCGATCAGGCGGACCTGGGGTACGTCGATCTCGAAATTAACCCGCGGGCCATCGGTCTTGGGCGGCGGTGCGGGCTGGAAGGGTGGGCGGGCTATGGGAAACTCCTGTCGATGTTGACGATGTAGGGTCTGTAGCGGGGTAGGATCGTTAGCGGGAAGCCGGCATGCGTGCTTCGGCGGTCAATTTAGCAACCGCATCGGCCAGCGCAACGGTTACCTGTGCTTCCTCACCCAGGCGGCGCAGAGTGACTGTTCCTTGCTCAGCCTCTTTTTTGCCCACGATAGCCAGCACTGGCACCTTGACCAGGCTATGCTCGCGGATCTTGTAGTTGATCTTCTCGTTGCGCAGATCGGTATCGACGCGCAGGCCGGCGGCGGCCATTTCGGCGGCTACCTTCTGGGCATAGGGGTCGGCATCCGAGACAATCGGCGTCACCACCACCTGCAGCGGTGACAGCCACAACGGCAGCTTGCCGGCATATTGCTCCAGCAGGATGCCGATGAATCGCTCGAAACTGCCAAGAATGGCCCGGTGCAGCATCACCGGGCGGTGGCGGCCGCCATCGGCGCCGACATATTCCGCGCCGAGCCGTTCCGGCAGCACGAAATCGACCTGCAGCGTGCCGCATTGCCAGTCGCGACCGATTGTGTCGCGCAGCACGAATTCCAGCTTCGGGCCATAGAAGGCGCCTTCGCCGGGATTGAGCGTGTAATCCAGGCCGACGGCTTCGCAGGCCGCCTTCAGCGCGCCCTCGGCTTTGTCCCAGATTGCATCAGTGCCGGCGCGGGTGGCCGGGCGGTCGGAGAATTTCACCCGCAGTTCGGCGAAGCCGAGATCCTTGTAGATGCCCTGCAGCAGCGAGCAGAAGGCCTGGCTTTCCGAGATGATCTGGTCCTCGGTGCAGAAGATATGCGCGTCGTCCTGGGTGAAGTTGCGCACCCGCATGATGCCGTGCAGCGCGCCGCCCGGCTCGAAGCGGTGGCAGGAACCGAACTCGGCCATGCGCAGCGGCAGATCGCGGTAGCTCTTGAGGCCCTGGTTGAAAATCTGCACATGGCAGGGGCAGTTCATCGGCTTCAGCGCGAAGATGCGCTCATTCGGATCGGCGGCGTAATCGCGGATGCCGTCCTCGTTCTCCGCGATATACATGTTCTGGCGGAACTTCTCCCAATGGCCGGAAGCTTCCCAGAGCTTGCGGTCGACGAGTTGCGGCGTCTTCACTTCCACATACTTCGCCGCTTCCAGGCGCTCGCGCATGAAGCGTTCCAGCGTGCGGTACAGCGTCCAGCCCTTGGGGTGCCAGAACACCATGCCGGCGGCTTCTTCCTGCTGATGGAACAGGCCCATCTCGCGGCCCAGGCGGCGATGGTCGCGCTTCTCGGCCTCTTCCAGGCGCTTGAGATGCGCGTCCAGTTCCTTCGGGTCACGCCAGGCGGTGGCGTAGACGCGCTGCAACTGGCGGTTCTTGGCATCGCCGCGCCAATAGGCGCCGGATACTTTCATCAGCTTGAAGGCGACCGGCAGTTTGCCGGTGGAGGGCAGATGCGGGCCCATGCAGAGGTCGAGCCAGTTATCGCCCTGGCGGTAGATCGAGATCGCCTCGCCGCGCTTGGCGATTTCCGCCACCCACTCGGCCTTGTAGGTCTCGCCGATGGACTTGAAGTAATCCACCGCCTTGTCAGCCGGCCATTCCTCGCGCACGATCGGCAGATCGCGCTTCACGATCTCGGCCATGCGCTGCTCGATCTTTCCGAAATCTTCCGGCGTGAATGGTTCGTCGCGCACGAAGTCGTAGTAGAAGCCGTCTTCCGTCGCCGGGCCGAAGGTGATCTGCGTGCCGGGGAACAGCTCCTGCACCGCCTGCGCCAGCACATGGGCGCCGTCATGGCGGATCAGTTCGAGCAGTTCGGCCTCGTTCTTGTCCTTCATGGTCACGATCTCGAACCGCGCATCGCTTTTCAGCGGTGTCTTGAGATCACGCAACGTGCCGTCCAGCCGGATCGCCAGCGCGGCCTTGGCCAGGCCGGGGCCGATGGCGGCGGCGATATCGGCGCCGGTGCTGCCGCTGGCGCAAGTTCGCACGCTGCCATCGGGCAGCGTCAGGCGAATCTCAGGCGCGGAAGCGGGGACGGACGACATTGGAAATCCTTGGAAAATCCTTGAATCGCGGCAGCCTAGCCATCGCGTGTGCCCTGTCAACCCCGCTGGCTTGGCGGGTCGGCGAATTCGCTGCCGGGGCGCGGAAATCGGGCGTTTCGGGCTAAAGCTGATTGAGCAGCGCCAGGGCGCCGAGCACTTCCTCGACCGAGACGTCTTCCAGCTTGGAGGAGCGGATCACCCGCACCTGCTGGCCGCGCGGGGCGCAGAGCATCGGGTCGGAGGCGGCGGAAAACAGCACCAGGCAGGGCGCGCCGGCCACGGCAAACAGGTGCATCGGGCCGGTATCGTTGCCCACTGCCACCACCGCCTGACGCGCCAGGGCGGCGAGGTCGAAGAAGCTGGTGCGGCCCAAGAGGTCGGCGGATTTCGGCGCCTCGGCCTTGATCGCGTTGATCAGTTCGGCTTCCGCCTTGGTACCGATCAGCACCGGCTGGATGCCATCGGCGCTCAAGGCGCGGGCCAGGGTGGCGAAACGCTGCGCCGGCCAGCGTTTCTCCGGCCGGTGCGCCGAGCCTCCGGGCACCAGCAGGGCAAAACGCTGCTCCAGCTTGTAGCGCCCGATATCGGCATCGGCCCAGCTCAGGTCCGGCGGCGGCACCCGGCTGATGCCGGCCATGCGCAACTGTTCGGCCTGGCGGTCCAGGGTGTGCATCAGGTTGCGGCGCTCATTGGCATGGGGATGCGAGCGGCCCAGGCCGATGCCGGACCATTCCGGGCGCGGCCTCGGGAAGAGATAGAAATAGCGCGTCGAGCGGCCAGAGGTCTGCAGGTCGTAGATGCGGCCGAAGCGGCCGGAAATCAGCTTGGCGCGCAAGGCCAGCCATTGCCCGAGATTCCAGCGCGGCCGCGGGTCGATCCACACATCGTCGACATAGCCGGAGCGGCGGCCCAGTTCGGCATAGGGCGCGGTGGTCAACAGCGTGATATGGGCCTGCGGATGCGCCTCGCGGATCGCCTGCATCGGCCCCAGCGCCTGGATGAAATCGCCCAGCGCGCCATGCTTGATCACCAAGAGGCGCTGCGGCTCGGCCGCCAGGGCAGGCAGCGTCATGCCGCCGCCTCGCGGCCGAACAGCAGCTCGGTATAGACCTGGATATAGCTGGCGCACATCGCATCGACGGTGAAATGCGCAGCCACATGCGCCATCGCCTGCCGGCTCATTGCCTGGCGCTGCGTCGGGGTCATGGAGATGGCTTCGTTCAGCGCCGCCGCAAGCTCGGCGGGATGGTTGGGCGCCACCAGCCAGCCGGTTTCGCCCGGCAGCACGGTTTCGCGTGCGCCGCCATGGTTGGTGGCGATCACCGGGCGGCCCATCGCCTGGGCCTCCACCGCGATGCGGCCAAACCCTTCCGGCTCGATGGAAGCGGAAACCACCACATCGGCCAGCATCAGGGCTGCCGGCATGTCACGGGTGTCACCGGGCAGCCGCAGGCTGCCTTCCAGGCCAAGCTGGGCGGCAAGCTGGAACAATTCGTTGCGGTAGGCTTCGCGGCCCTGGTGGTCGCCCACCACCACGCCGATGAAATCGCGCTTGCCGCCACGCAGTTCGGCCAGCTTGGCCAGGGCTTTCAGCAACACCCCCTGGCCCTTCCAGCGGGTCAGGCGGCCGGGCAGCAGGATCACCGGCAGGCCATCTTCCAGGCGCCAGGCGCGCGACAATTGCGTGATGCGCTCCGGGCTGACGCGGGCGGGATCGAACTTGGCCAGGTCGACGCCGCGCGGGATGGTGGTCAGCCGGGTCCAGGGCACGCCATAGCGGCTATGGGCATAATTGGCCACGAAATCCGAGATGGCGATCACCCGGTCGCCCTTGGCCATGGATGAATTCCACAGCTTTTTCAGCCAGTTATCTGCCTTGTAGGCATTGTGGAAGGTGGTCACGAAAGGCAGCCCGCAGGCCCGTGCGGCGGCCCTGGCCGACCAGGCCGGCGCCCGGCTGCGGGCATGCACCAGATCGACCGGCAGGTCGCGGATCAGGGTTTCCAGGCGGTCGACATTCTTGCGCATCACCAGCGGGTTCTTGCTCGCCAGCGGCAGGGTGAAATGCTGCGCCCCGGCGCGTTCCAGCTCGCGCACCATCGGGCCGCCCTCGGAGGCGACATAGGATTTCCAGCCGGCCTGCACCAGGGCGCGGGCCAGATCGACGGTGCCGCGCTCGACCCCGCCCGTGACCAGGGCGGGAATCACCTGCAGGACAGCGGGCGGCCGGCTGGCGGCGGAAGGCTGGGATTCGGACATGCTTGGGGGAACAGCGTTTTCGATTGCCCCCGGTTATCGCAAAGCCTTGTCCGTGGCAAGGACCGCTCCCGGTTGAATTGGCCCCAATACTGGCGGTGTGCCGCCGGCTTGGCTACCAATGGGCCATGACCGATACCCCCCAGATGCCCACCCAGATCCTTCGGCGCCCCGATGGCCACCAAGTCGCCTATGCTCAAATCCTTGGCGAAGGGCCGGGCCTGCTATTCTGCGGCGGCTACCGCAGCGACATGACCGGCACCAAGGCCCTGGCGCTGGAAACAGCGGCCCGTGCGCGCGGCCGGGCGGCAACACGCTTCGATTATTTCGCTCATGGCCAGTCCAGTGGTGCCTTCAAGGATGGCAGCATCGGCCGCTGGCTGGATGATACCCTTAGCGTTCTGGATCACCTGACCACGGGGCCGCAGATCATTATCGGCTCCAGCATGGGCGGCTGGCTTGCCACGCTGGCGGCTTTGGCCCGGCCCGAGCGCTGCGCCGGCCTGGTGCTGATCGCGCCGGCCCTGGATTTCACGGAAACATTGATGTGGGCGCAGATGACGCCGATGCAGCGCGCCACGCTGGAGCGCGAAGGCGTGCTCTACGAGCCGTCGCAATATGCCGATGCGCCCTATGAGTATCACTTCAAATTGATCCAGGAGGGCCGCAACCACCTGATCCTGGACCGGCCGATTGCCTTGACCTGCCCGGTGCGCATCCTGCAGGGCATGCAGGATCCGGATGTGCCCTGGCAGCATGCTTTGCGCACCATCGAGGCTTTTTCCGGCGGCGATACGCGGCTCACCCTGATCAAGGATGGCGACCACCGTCTGTCGCGGCCCGAGGATCTCGCGCTGCTGCTCGACGCCGTGTGGGGCATTGCGTGAGCATCACCGCGCGACTGCGCTTGCGGCCGCCGCGCCTTGAGGATGCCGCTACGCTTTCGGCGCTGATCACGCCGCTGATCAGCGGCTTCACGGCGACCTGGCCCCATCCCTATTCCGTCGCCATGGCGGAGCGCCGCATCCATGAAGCCCTGGCGGCGCATGACAAGGCGATGGGTTGCTATCGCGTGCTGACCTTGCAAGGCGGCGACGACCGCATGATCGGCTGGCTGGCGATGGGCCTGAGCGAAACCGCTTTGCCCACCGGCACGCTCAGCTACTGGCTCGGCGAAGCGCATCACCGCCAGGGCTATCTCACCGAGGCCTTGCCGGTTTTCGTCGGTGAAGCGGTGGCAGCCCTTGGCCTCACGCGCATCATTGCCGGGGCGCGGCCCGATAACGCCGCCTCCATCGCCGCTTTGGTGCGGCTCGGCCTGCACAAGATCGGTGAGGGGCCGCATTACGTACCGGCCCGCCAGCGCGACGAAATCTGCGTCTTTTATGCGCTGGATGATGCGAGCAAAGCCTTCAGCCCCTCGCGGTAGGTCGGATAGAGCAGGTGCACGCCGAGTTCTTGCTTGATGCGGCGATTCGAGACGCGCTTATTCTCGGCATAGAAACTGCGCGCCATCGGCGTCATCTCAGCCTGCTCGAACGGCACTTCCGGCGGCGCTGGGATGCCGAGCAATTCGGCGCCATAGGCGATCACATCCTGCGGCGGTGCCGGTTCATCATCGGCGACATTGTATGACGCGCCGGGATTGGGCCGGGCGATGGAAGCGGCCAGCACCTGCGCGATATCGTCGACATGGATGCGCGAGAAATACTGCCCGGGCTTGACGATGCGGCGCGCCTTGCCGGCACGCAGATTATCCAGCGCGCTGCGCCCCGGGCCGTAGATGCCGGCGAGGCGGAAGGTGTGGACCGGCTGGCCATGCTGGCTATGCAAAGCCAGCCAGCCGGCCTCGGCTTCGGCGCGGCGCCGGCCGCGTTCCTGGCTCGGCGTCATTGGCATGGTCTCATCCACCCAGGCGCCCTGCTTGTCGCCATAGACGCCGGTGGTGGAGAGGTAGCCGATCCAGTCGAGGCCCTGCCTTGCGGCGATATCGGCGGCATGCTGGCGCAATACGGGATCGCCGCCCCCCTGTTCTGCCGGCGCCGAGATCAGCAGATGCGTTGCTTCAGCCAGCAGGCTCGGCTGCGGCAGCGGCGCGCTGCCATCGAAGACCTGGGCCGCGATACCCTGGGCGGCGAAGCTGGCGGCTTTATCCGCGCTGCGCACCGTGCCGGAAAAGCGCCATTGCCCGGGTTCCCGCTGGCGCAGCAGACTGATCAGGCTTTGCGCACTATAGCCGAGGCCGAAGCAGAAGAGATTTTTATGCATGGCCGGTTTATTGCCTTTCCCGGTTGCGGCGGTCAATCTCCGCCCCCATGTTGCGCAGTATGATCATCATGCCTCGTTTCGCGCTTGCCTGCCTCGGCCTGGCGACAGCTTTTTTTGCCTCGACTCCCGAATCCGGCCTGGCACAACAGCGGACCATGCAGGCGCTGAGCTACCAGGATTGCCTGGGGCTGGTGCGCAGCCGGCCGGAAGAGGCCTTCGCCGAGGCACAGACCTGGCAGGCTACCGGCGGCGGCCTGGCGGCGGCCCATTGCGCCGCTTTGGCCCTGTTCGAACTGAAGCATTACGGCGATGCCGCCGACCGGCTGGAAAAGCTGCTGCCCGATGCCGAGCGCCAGGTGCCGCACCTGGTCACCGATATTGTCGACCAGGCAGCCAATGCCTGGTTGCTGGCCGGTCTGGCTGACCGCGCCCGCAAGCTGCTGGATATCGCCGTGGCGGCGCGGCCCAATGCGGTGGAGCTGCGCCTCGACCGCGCCCAGGCCTTGGCGGAACTCAACGATTATGCCGGCGCCGAGGCCGACCTCAATCATGCCCTGGCACTCGAGCCGTTGCGCGACGATGCCATGGCGTTGCGCGCCGCCGCCCGCCGGTTGCAGAACAATACCGCTGG is a genomic window containing:
- a CDS encoding glycosyltransferase family 9 protein, producing the protein MTLPALAAEPQRLLVIKHGALGDFIQALGPMQAIREAHPQAHITLLTTAPYAELGRRSGYVDDVWIDPRPRWNLGQWLALRAKLISGRFGRIYDLQTSGRSTRYFYLFPRPRPEWSGIGLGRSHPHANERRNLMHTLDRQAEQLRMAGISRVPPPDLSWADADIGRYKLEQRFALLVPGGSAHRPEKRWPAQRFATLARALSADGIQPVLIGTKAEAELINAIKAEAPKSADLLGRTSFFDLAALARQAVVAVGNDTGPMHLFAVAGAPCLVLFSAASDPMLCAPRGQQVRVIRSSKLEDVSVEEVLGALALLNQL
- the thrS gene encoding threonine--tRNA ligase, whose protein sequence is MSSVPASAPEIRLTLPDGSVRTCASGSTGADIAAAIGPGLAKAALAIRLDGTLRDLKTPLKSDARFEIVTMKDKNEAELLELIRHDGAHVLAQAVQELFPGTQITFGPATEDGFYYDFVRDEPFTPEDFGKIEQRMAEIVKRDLPIVREEWPADKAVDYFKSIGETYKAEWVAEIAKRGEAISIYRQGDNWLDLCMGPHLPSTGKLPVAFKLMKVSGAYWRGDAKNRQLQRVYATAWRDPKELDAHLKRLEEAEKRDHRRLGREMGLFHQQEEAAGMVFWHPKGWTLYRTLERFMRERLEAAKYVEVKTPQLVDRKLWEASGHWEKFRQNMYIAENEDGIRDYAADPNERIFALKPMNCPCHVQIFNQGLKSYRDLPLRMAEFGSCHRFEPGGALHGIMRVRNFTQDDAHIFCTEDQIISESQAFCSLLQGIYKDLGFAELRVKFSDRPATRAGTDAIWDKAEGALKAACEAVGLDYTLNPGEGAFYGPKLEFVLRDTIGRDWQCGTLQVDFVLPERLGAEYVGADGGRHRPVMLHRAILGSFERFIGILLEQYAGKLPLWLSPLQVVVTPIVSDADPYAQKVAAEMAAAGLRVDTDLRNEKINYKIREHSLVKVPVLAIVGKKEAEQGTVTLRRLGEEAQVTVALADAVAKLTAEARMPASR
- a CDS encoding glycosyltransferase family 4 protein, with the protein product MSESQPSAASRPPAVLQVIPALVTGGVERGTVDLARALVQAGWKSYVASEGGPMVRELERAGAQHFTLPLASKNPLVMRKNVDRLETLIRDLPVDLVHARSRAPAWSARAAARACGLPFVTTFHNAYKADNWLKKLWNSSMAKGDRVIAISDFVANYAHSRYGVPWTRLTTIPRGVDLAKFDPARVSPERITQLSRAWRLEDGLPVILLPGRLTRWKGQGVLLKALAKLAELRGGKRDFIGVVVGDHQGREAYRNELFQLAAQLGLEGSLRLPGDTRDMPAALMLADVVVSASIEPEGFGRIAVEAQAMGRPVIATNHGGARETVLPGETGWLVAPNHPAELAAALNEAISMTPTQRQAMSRQAMAHVAAHFTVDAMCASYIQVYTELLFGREAAA
- a CDS encoding GNAT family N-acetyltransferase, with product MSITARLRLRPPRLEDAATLSALITPLISGFTATWPHPYSVAMAERRIHEALAAHDKAMGCYRVLTLQGGDDRMIGWLAMGLSETALPTGTLSYWLGEAHHRQGYLTEALPVFVGEAVAALGLTRIIAGARPDNAASIAALVRLGLHKIGEGPHYVPARQRDEICVFYALDDASKAFSPSR
- a CDS encoding SDR family oxidoreductase, with protein sequence MHKNLFCFGLGYSAQSLISLLRQREPGQWRFSGTVRSADKAASFAAQGIAAQVFDGSAPLPQPSLLAEATHLLISAPAEQGGGDPVLRQHAADIAARQGLDWIGYLSTTGVYGDKQGAWVDETMPMTPSQERGRRRAEAEAGWLALHSQHGQPVHTFRLAGIYGPGRSALDNLRAGKARRIVKPGQYFSRIHVDDIAQVLAASIARPNPGASYNVADDEPAPPQDVIAYGAELLGIPAPPEVPFEQAEMTPMARSFYAENKRVSNRRIKQELGVHLLYPTYREGLKALLASSSA
- a CDS encoding alpha/beta fold hydrolase; this translates as MTDTPQMPTQILRRPDGHQVAYAQILGEGPGLLFCGGYRSDMTGTKALALETAARARGRAATRFDYFAHGQSSGAFKDGSIGRWLDDTLSVLDHLTTGPQIIIGSSMGGWLATLAALARPERCAGLVLIAPALDFTETLMWAQMTPMQRATLEREGVLYEPSQYADAPYEYHFKLIQEGRNHLILDRPIALTCPVRILQGMQDPDVPWQHALRTIEAFSGGDTRLTLIKDGDHRLSRPEDLALLLDAVWGIA